A window of the Serratia sarumanii genome harbors these coding sequences:
- a CDS encoding glycosyltransferase: MKKLHIINLGKMGGVERLFLQYINDTTDGSNKVLCISGDIGEEIRRQLPAHQPVTFANRLINALPLRCPQFLRKFLLKWKIERANADVVIVWDLVPGLAAKPKRGKLVYYDHGCSWRYPKNKKTLRFFAMLGGVISASHASKRVMELRFNLPCPNHVVINRIKTPAGIDTAPKTLSQPVRIGTASRLVSLKGISVSLLMMQELLRRGHDVTLEVAGKGPDRAAFEALAARLQLGDRVTFSGYQDDVAGFFNRTHIYMSTPITEPFGLSCMESLYFGVPVIFPQVDGQPEAVKDGVCGIGLTPSVTIEQHRQLTDIEVDFPHEVYDPLTDSLVAPKLLSHIDCADAVEKLLERETYQTLSRNAQRYPAEHFNYAQFKVEFDDTLRSFIA, from the coding sequence ATGAAAAAACTGCACATTATCAACCTGGGTAAAATGGGCGGCGTCGAACGCCTGTTCCTGCAGTACATCAACGATACCACCGACGGCAGCAACAAGGTCTTGTGCATCAGCGGCGACATTGGCGAAGAAATCCGCCGCCAGTTGCCTGCGCATCAGCCCGTCACCTTCGCCAACCGCCTGATCAATGCGCTGCCGTTGCGCTGCCCGCAGTTCCTGCGCAAATTTTTGCTGAAGTGGAAAATCGAGCGGGCGAACGCCGACGTGGTGATCGTCTGGGACCTGGTGCCGGGGCTGGCGGCCAAACCCAAGCGCGGCAAGCTGGTTTACTACGATCACGGCTGCTCCTGGCGTTACCCCAAGAATAAAAAGACGCTGCGTTTCTTCGCCATGCTGGGCGGCGTCATTTCCGCCTCACACGCGTCGAAGCGGGTGATGGAGCTGCGCTTTAATCTGCCTTGCCCAAATCACGTGGTGATCAACCGCATCAAAACACCGGCGGGGATCGATACTGCGCCGAAAACCCTGTCGCAGCCGGTCAGGATCGGCACTGCCTCACGCCTGGTCAGCCTGAAAGGCATCAGCGTGTCATTATTGATGATGCAGGAACTGCTGCGGCGCGGGCATGACGTCACGCTGGAAGTGGCCGGCAAAGGGCCGGATCGCGCGGCGTTCGAGGCGCTGGCGGCCCGGCTACAGCTCGGCGATCGCGTCACCTTCAGCGGTTATCAGGATGACGTCGCCGGCTTCTTCAATCGCACGCACATCTACATGAGCACGCCGATCACCGAGCCGTTCGGCTTGTCCTGCATGGAATCGCTCTATTTCGGCGTGCCGGTCATCTTCCCGCAGGTTGACGGCCAGCCGGAAGCGGTGAAAGACGGGGTCTGCGGCATTGGCCTGACGCCGTCGGTCACCATCGAACAACACCGGCAGCTCACCGATATCGAGGTCGACTTCCCGCATGAGGTCTACGATCCGTTGACCGACAGCCTGGTCGCGCCCAAGCTGCTGTCGCATATCGATTGTGCGGATGCCGTTGAGAAATTGCTGGAGCGAGAAACCTACCAGACTCTGAGCCGAAATGCGCAGCGCTATCCTGCGGAACATTTTAACTATGCTCAGTTCAAAGTTGAATTCGACGACACGCTGCGATCCTTTATCGCTTAA